A genomic window from Anopheles ziemanni chromosome X, idAnoZiCoDA_A2_x.2, whole genome shotgun sequence includes:
- the LOC131290514 gene encoding putative cyclin-dependent serine/threonine-protein kinase DDB_G0272797/DDB_G0274007 codes for MATINPCTVLVLSVLCGVVLGQLSFHNDPSQNSFSIKLPAFQQTFTRYFGNQPQGALLQQQQQQQQQQPFQAQYQQQQQLQQNAAQTYQLQQRQQQQPDGINRYVAQFPEQPHYTVQENYINPNIRQRIQQQRLQQQQQQQQFPQQVQPQQYYPQQTNYQGFPFGPAQAAQDPAGYSAGNQQPQYEYIQQPTGAEAGNQAGLQEQQQQQQQGVGVQYQRGQAPASGEADPAAPNKLIGVAFSPSNEVSQVKFSSNGLKYNF; via the exons ATGGCCACTATCAACCCGTGTACCGTGCTGGTGTTGTCCGTGCTGTGCGGAGTGGTCCTCGGGCAGCTCTCGTTCCACAACGATCCATCGCAGAACAGCTTCTCGATCAAGCTGCCGGCGTTCCAGCAAACGTTCACGCGCTACTTCGGCAATCAACCGCAGGGGGCActgctccagcagcagcagcagcagcagcaacaacagccgTTCCAAGCCCAgtatcagcaacagcagcagctgcagcagaaTGCC GCGCAAACGTATCAACTGCAGCAgcgacaacagcaacaaccggACGGTATCAACCGCTATGTGGCGCAGTTTCCGGAACAACCGCACTACACCGTTCAGGAGAACTATATTAACCCAAACATCCGGCAGCGCATCCAGCAGCAGCGtcttcagcaacagcagcagcagcagcagttcccGCAGCAAGTGCAACCCCAACAGTACTATCCTCAGCAGACCAACTATCAAGGGTTCCCCTTCGGCCCGGCCCAGGCGGCACAGGATCCCGCTGGATATTCGGCAGGAAATCAG CAACCGCAGTATGAGTACATCCAGCAACCGACCGGAGCGGAAGCCGGTAACCAGGCAGGTCtccaggagcagcagcagcagcagcagcagggagTCGGCGTCCAGTACCAGCGGGGACAGGCACCGGCCAGCGGAGAAGCCGATCCGGCCGCCCCGAACAAGCTGATCGGTGTGGCGTTCTCGCCCTCCAACGAGGTATCTCAGGTGAAGTTCAGTAGCAATGGACTGAAGTACAACTTCTAA
- the LOC131291344 gene encoding pupal cuticle protein G1A: MAFKFVILAALVAAVSAGGPAAYSIAAPSADYHSVGASHEHTVKGLYGQNVLSQYSKAVDSAHSSVRVHSSRLSNDGFAYAPAVKYAAPAYAAHYAAPAVHYPAAAHYAAPAVHYPAAAHYAAPAVHYAAHAPIVKAAYPAAYPAYPAASLAYKAPLAAPVAAVHGGSVVQFAGLGASYAW; the protein is encoded by the exons ATGGCATTCAAG TTCGTCATCCTTGCCGCGCTCGTTGCTGCCGTCAGTGCCGGCGGACCGGCCGCCTACTCCATTGCGGCCCccagcgctgactatcactcCGTCGGTGCGTCGCACGAGCACACCGTCAAGGGTCTGTACGGCCAGAACGTCCTGTCGCAGTACTCGAAGGCCGTCGACTCCGCGCACTCGTCGGTCCGCGTGCACAGCTCCCGCCTGAGCAACGATGGATTCGCTTACGCACCCGCCGTCAAGTACGCCGCTCCGGCCTACG CTGCTCACTATGCCGCTCCCGCTGTCCACTACCCGGCCGCTGCTCACTATGCCGCCCCGGCTGTCCACTATCCGGCCGCCGCTCACTACGCCGCCCCGGCCGTCCACTACGCTGCCCACGCCCCGATCGTTAAAGCCGCCTACCCGGCCGCTTACCCGGCGTACCCTGCCGCCTCGCTGGCCTACAA GGCTCCGCTGGCCGCTCCTGTAGCCGCTGTGCACGGTGGATCGGTGGTGCAGTTCGCTGGACTCGGTGCCAGCTACGCCTGGTAA